GAGCTCCGATTGATATGTCTGGAACGAGTAGGTCAGCACAGTGAGCGCGAGGTTCATGCAAAAGCCGAATACGATCAGCCCCACGGTGCCGGTCTGATTGGCGAATGCGAGACCGAATGCAGCCGCCACGCCGGATGCACCGACAAGGCTCCATTTGCGCTCGATACGATCGGCAAAGAAGAAGAACAGCGCGGGGCCGAGCGGCAGCGCGATCGACATCAGGAACGAGTACTGCAAGCTGTGGACGAGGCCGATGCCTTTGCTTGTCAGCAGCGACGGCACCCAGTTGCTGAACCCGTAGAAGCCGATCACCTGGACCGCGTTGAACAGCGACATCATGATCGTGCGCTTCAGATACGGTGCTTTGAGGATGTCGCGAAAGCGCCGCTCGACAGTGGGGGCCGCGTGTTCGTATGGCGCAGGCGTCGGCAATGCGCGGCCGTACTGACGCTCGACGACCTGTTCGATCTGCATGGTGACGCGTTCCGCTTCGGCGAGACGGCCGCGTGTAACGAGCCAGCGCGGGCTCTCGGGAATGCCGAGGCGAATGATCCAGATCAGCGCCGCGCCGATTGCGCCCGCGAGCACGACCCAGCGCCAGCCGTCGAAGCCGAACGGCCGCTGCGGCACCAGCCACCACGACATCAGCGCGACGATCGGCACCGCGAGGTAAGGCACGACCTGGGTGATCGCGAATGCGCGGCCACGCAGGTTCTTAGGCATCAATTCCGCAACATACGTGTTGATCGTCACCATTTCGATGCCGAGGCCAATGCCGGCTAGCAAGCGGAACAGGTTGACTTCAAAAGCACTGTGCTGGAATGCCATCAGCACGCTTGCGGCCGTATAGCCGAGAAGCGCAATAACGAATATCTTGCGGCGTCCAAAACGATCGGCGAGGAAGCCGAGCCCCATCGTGCCGATAAAAAGCCCGATAAACGTTGCCGCAACGAATGCGGCGATGCTGTTCATCGCGAAGATCGACGTCGACGTCTTCACGAACAGGCCGCTTTCGGTCAGGCCCGGCGCGATATAGCCGGTCATGAACAGATCGTAGAACTCGAAGCTGCCGCCAAGCGACAGCAGGAACACGATGGTCCAGATATGGCGCGTGGCGGGCAGCCGGTCGAGGCGGGCGA
The genomic region above belongs to Paraburkholderia edwinii and contains:
- a CDS encoding MFS transporter, whose translation is MKQTLTADAIPEPARTASSVRAESDRDSVARDIVARLDRLPATRHIWTIVFLLSLGGSFEFYDLFMTGYIAPGLTESGLFVKTSTSIFAMNSIAAFVAATFIGLFIGTMGLGFLADRFGRRKIFVIALLGYTAASVLMAFQHSAFEVNLFRLLAGIGLGIEMVTINTYVAELMPKNLRGRAFAITQVVPYLAVPIVALMSWWLVPQRPFGFDGWRWVVLAGAIGAALIWIIRLGIPESPRWLVTRGRLAEAERVTMQIEQVVERQYGRALPTPAPYEHAAPTVERRFRDILKAPYLKRTIMMSLFNAVQVIGFYGFSNWVPSLLTSKGIGLVHSLQYSFLMSIALPLGPALFFFFADRIERKWSLVGASGVAAAFGLAFANQTGTVGLIVFGFCMNLALTVLTYSFQTYQSELYPTEVRARAIGFVYSWSRLSAIFSGFIVAFCLREFGATGVFYMITGCMVFVMLLIGIMGPRTKGLALEDINR